Proteins found in one Panthera tigris isolate Pti1 chromosome B3, P.tigris_Pti1_mat1.1, whole genome shotgun sequence genomic segment:
- the DLK1 gene encoding protein delta homolog 1 isoform X2, with translation MTATAALLPVLLLLLAFGHSVHGAECFPACHPQNGFCEDDNVCRCQPGWQGPLCDQCVTFPGCVNGLCVEPWQCVCDDGWNGKLCDIDVRACASTPCANNGTCVNLESGHYECSCAPGFSGKDCQEKDGPCVINGSPCQHGGTCVDDEGRASHASCLCPPGFSGNFCEIVANSCTPNPCENQGICTDIGGDFRCRCPAGFMDKTCSRPVGNCGTDPCLNGGTCLQHTQGQAICFTVLGVLTSLVVLGTVGIVFLNKCEAWVSNLRYNRVLRKKRNVLLQYNSGEDLAVNIIFPEKIDMTTFSKEAGEDDI, from the exons ATGACCGCGACCGCAGCCCTCCTGCCCGTCCTCTTGCTCCTGCTGGCCTTCGGCCACAGTGTCCATg GAGCTGAGTGCTTCCCGGCCTGCCACCCCCAAAATGGGTTCTGCGAGGATGACAATGTTTGCAG gtGCCAGCCTGGCTGGCAGGGTCCCCTGTGCGACCAATGTGTGACCTTTCCCGGCTGCGTTAACGGACTCTGCGTGGAACCCTGGCAGTGCGTTTGTGACGACGGCTGGAATGGGAAGCTCTGTGACATAG ATGTCCGGGCTTGCGCCTCGACCCCCTGCGCTAACAACGGAACCTGCGTCAACCTCGAGAGCGGCCACTACGAGTGCTCCTGTGCCCCTGGGTTCTCGGGAAAGGACTGTCAGGAGAAGGATGGGCCCTGTGTGATCAATGG GTCCCCCTGCCAGCACGGAGGCACCTGCGTGGATGATGAGGGCCGGGCCTCCCATGCCTCCTGCCTGTGCCCCCCTGGCTTCTCAGGCAATTTCTGCGAGATCGTGGCCAACAGCTGCACCCCCAACCCGTGCGAGAACCAAGGCATCTGCACCGACATCGGGGGCGACTTCCGCTGCCGCTGCCCCGCCGGCTTCATGGACAAGACGTGCAGCCGCCCCGTGGGCAACTGCGGCACCGACCCGTGCCTCAACGGGGGCACCTGCCTGCAGCACACCCAG GGCCAGGCCATCTGCTTCACCGTCCTGGGCGTGCTGACCAGTCTGGTGGTGCTGGGCACCGTGGGAATCGTTTTCCTCAACAAGTGCGAGGCCTGGGTGTCCAACCTGCGCTACAACCGCGTACTTCGCAAGAAGAGGAACGTGCTCCTGCAGTACAACAGCGGGGAAGACCTGGCCGTCAACATCAT
- the DLK1 gene encoding protein delta homolog 1 isoform X3 — MTATAALLPVLLLLLAFGHSVHGAECFPACHPQNGFCEDDNVCRCQPGWQGPLCDQCVTFPGCVNGLCVEPWQCVCDDGWNGKLCDIDVRACASTPCANNGTCVNLESGHYECSCAPGFSGKDCQEKDGPCVINGSPCQHGGTCVDDEGRASHASCLCPPGFSGNFCEIVANSCTPNPCENQGICTDIGGDFRCRCPAGFMDKTCSRPVGNCGTDPCLNGGTCLQHTQAICFTVLGVLTSLVVLGTVGIVFLNKCEAWVSNLRYNRVLRKKRNVLLQYNSGEDLAVNIIFPEKIDMTTFSKEAGEDDI; from the exons ATGACCGCGACCGCAGCCCTCCTGCCCGTCCTCTTGCTCCTGCTGGCCTTCGGCCACAGTGTCCATg GAGCTGAGTGCTTCCCGGCCTGCCACCCCCAAAATGGGTTCTGCGAGGATGACAATGTTTGCAG gtGCCAGCCTGGCTGGCAGGGTCCCCTGTGCGACCAATGTGTGACCTTTCCCGGCTGCGTTAACGGACTCTGCGTGGAACCCTGGCAGTGCGTTTGTGACGACGGCTGGAATGGGAAGCTCTGTGACATAG ATGTCCGGGCTTGCGCCTCGACCCCCTGCGCTAACAACGGAACCTGCGTCAACCTCGAGAGCGGCCACTACGAGTGCTCCTGTGCCCCTGGGTTCTCGGGAAAGGACTGTCAGGAGAAGGATGGGCCCTGTGTGATCAATGG GTCCCCCTGCCAGCACGGAGGCACCTGCGTGGATGATGAGGGCCGGGCCTCCCATGCCTCCTGCCTGTGCCCCCCTGGCTTCTCAGGCAATTTCTGCGAGATCGTGGCCAACAGCTGCACCCCCAACCCGTGCGAGAACCAAGGCATCTGCACCGACATCGGGGGCGACTTCCGCTGCCGCTGCCCCGCCGGCTTCATGGACAAGACGTGCAGCCGCCCCGTGGGCAACTGCGGCACCGACCCGTGCCTCAACGGGGGCACCTGCCTGCAGCACACCCAG GCCATCTGCTTCACCGTCCTGGGCGTGCTGACCAGTCTGGTGGTGCTGGGCACCGTGGGAATCGTTTTCCTCAACAAGTGCGAGGCCTGGGTGTCCAACCTGCGCTACAACCGCGTACTTCGCAAGAAGAGGAACGTGCTCCTGCAGTACAACAGCGGGGAAGACCTGGCCGTCAACATCAT
- the DLK1 gene encoding protein delta homolog 1 isoform X1, which yields MTATAALLPVLLLLLAFGHSVHGAECFPACHPQNGFCEDDNVCRCQPGWQGPLCDQCVTFPGCVNGLCVEPWQCVCDDGWNGKLCDIDVRACASTPCANNGTCVNLESGHYECSCAPGFSGKDCQEKDGPCVINGSPCQHGGTCVDDEGRASHASCLCPPGFSGNFCEIVANSCTPNPCENQGICTDIGGDFRCRCPAGFMDKTCSRPVGNCGTDPCLNGGTCLQHTQVRYECLCKPEFTGPTCGRKRALGPQQVTRLPGGHGLTYRLTPGVHELPVPQPEHRILKVSMKELNKSAPLLSEGQAICFTVLGVLTSLVVLGTVGIVFLNKCEAWVSNLRYNRVLRKKRNVLLQYNSGEDLAVNIIFPEKIDMTTFSKEAGEDDI from the exons ATGACCGCGACCGCAGCCCTCCTGCCCGTCCTCTTGCTCCTGCTGGCCTTCGGCCACAGTGTCCATg GAGCTGAGTGCTTCCCGGCCTGCCACCCCCAAAATGGGTTCTGCGAGGATGACAATGTTTGCAG gtGCCAGCCTGGCTGGCAGGGTCCCCTGTGCGACCAATGTGTGACCTTTCCCGGCTGCGTTAACGGACTCTGCGTGGAACCCTGGCAGTGCGTTTGTGACGACGGCTGGAATGGGAAGCTCTGTGACATAG ATGTCCGGGCTTGCGCCTCGACCCCCTGCGCTAACAACGGAACCTGCGTCAACCTCGAGAGCGGCCACTACGAGTGCTCCTGTGCCCCTGGGTTCTCGGGAAAGGACTGTCAGGAGAAGGATGGGCCCTGTGTGATCAATGG GTCCCCCTGCCAGCACGGAGGCACCTGCGTGGATGATGAGGGCCGGGCCTCCCATGCCTCCTGCCTGTGCCCCCCTGGCTTCTCAGGCAATTTCTGCGAGATCGTGGCCAACAGCTGCACCCCCAACCCGTGCGAGAACCAAGGCATCTGCACCGACATCGGGGGCGACTTCCGCTGCCGCTGCCCCGCCGGCTTCATGGACAAGACGTGCAGCCGCCCCGTGGGCAACTGCGGCACCGACCCGTGCCTCAACGGGGGCACCTGCCTGCAGCACACCCAGGTGAGGTACGAGTGTCTGTGCAAGCCCGAGTTCACGGGCCCCACCTGTGGCAGGAAGCGCGCGCTAGGCCCCCAGCAGGTCACCCGTCTGCCCGGCGGGCACGGGCTGACCTACCGCCTGACCCCCGGGGTGCACGAGCTGCCGGTGCCGCAGCCGGAGCACCGCATCCTCAAGGTGTCCATGAAGGAACTCAACAAGAGTGCTCCCCTCCTCTCCGAGGGCCAGGCCATCTGCTTCACCGTCCTGGGCGTGCTGACCAGTCTGGTGGTGCTGGGCACCGTGGGAATCGTTTTCCTCAACAAGTGCGAGGCCTGGGTGTCCAACCTGCGCTACAACCGCGTACTTCGCAAGAAGAGGAACGTGCTCCTGCAGTACAACAGCGGGGAAGACCTGGCCGTCAACATCAT